A single window of Mustela erminea isolate mMusErm1 chromosome 4, mMusErm1.Pri, whole genome shotgun sequence DNA harbors:
- the VARS2 gene encoding valine--tRNA ligase, mitochondrial isoform X1 — protein sequence MPHLPLGYFRSPVWGLRPLEGLPRFRALSTHSKPHGSSISRRNHEAKQKRQREKQAALEAGIARKNKSPAESSKAWTPKEVVLYEIPTEPGEKKDVSRLLPPAYSPQYVEAAWYSWWVREGFFKPEYQTKLPQATGETFSMCIPPPNVTGSLHIGHALTVAIQDALVRWHRMCGDQVLWVPGSDHAGIATQAVVEKQLWKERGVRRHELSREEFLREVWKWKEEKGGEISEQLQALGASLDWDRECFTMDAGFSVAVTEAFVRLYEAGLLYRGQQLVNWSCALRSAISDIEVESRPLPGRTELRLPGCSSPVSFGLLVSVAFPVDGEPGEDAEVVVGTTRPETLPGDVAVAVHPDDSRYTHLHGRQLRHPLTGQLLPLITDSAVQPHVGTGAVKVTPAHSPADAELAARHSLSPLSVIAEDGTMTSLCGDWLQGLHRFVAREKIMSALRERGLFRGIQNHPMVLPICSRSGDVVEYLLKSQWFVRCQEMGDRAAQAVESGALELSPSFHQKNWQHWFSHIGDWCVSRQLWWGHQIPAYLVVEGHTKGDKGDCWVVGRTEAEARKIAAELTGKPGAELTLQRDPDVLDTWFSSALFPFAALGWPQETPDLARFYPLSLLETGSDLLLFWVGRMVMLGTQLTGQLPFSKVLLHSMVRDRQGRKMSKSLGNVLDPRDIIHGVDLQVLQAKLRDGNLDSTELAIATAAQRKDFPHGIPECGTDALRFALCSHGALGGDLNLSVSEVLSSRHFCNKIWNALRFILNALGEKFVPQPAEEVSPLSPMDAWILSRLAHTAQECERGFLARELSLITHALHHFWLHNLCDVYLEAVKPVLLHSPHLPDPLQVLFSCADVGLRLLAPLMPFLAEELWQRLPPRPSGISAPSICVAPYPTAHSLEHWRQPELEQHFSRVQEAVQALRALRATYQLTKARPRVLLQSSEPGEQGLFEAFLEPLGTLGRCGVMGLLPPGVAAPSGWAQAPLSDTTQVYMELQGLVDPQTHLSLLAARRHKLQKQLDGLMSWTPSEGEAETKRQQRLSSLQLDLSKLDKAVSHLRQLMDACPGPGEL from the exons ATGCCTCATTTGCCTTTGGGCTATTTTCGATCACCAGTCTGGGGGCTGAGGCCCTTAGAGGGCCTCCCCAGGTTCCGTGCCCTCTCTACCCACTCAAAGCCCCATGGATCCTCCATCTCCCGAAGGAACCATGAAGCCAAACAGAAGCgccagcgagagaagcaggcggCGCTGGAGGCTGGGATAGCCCGAAAGAACAAG TCACCTGCAGAATCCAGTAAGGCCTGGACTCCTAAGGAGGTAGTGCTGTATGAAATCCCCACGGAACCGGGTGAAAAGAAAG ATGTCTCCCGTCTTCTGCCTCCTGCATACAGCCCTCAATATGTTGAGGCTGCCTGGTACTCTTGGTGGGTGCGAGAGGGCTTCTTCAAACCAGAGTATCAG ACCAAGCTGCCTCAGGCTACAGGGGAGACCTTCTCCATGTGTATCCCACCTCCCAATGTCACCGGCTCCCTACATATTGGGCATGCACTGACGGTGGCCATACAGGATGCCCTGGTGCGCTG GCACCGGATGTGTGGGGATCAGGTGCTGTGGGTTCCTGGCTCAGATCATGCAGGAATTGCTACACAA GCTGTGGTGGAGAAGCAGctgtggaaggagagaggagtaAGGAGACACGAGCTGAGCCGGGAAGAATTCCTTAGGGAGGTGTGGAAGTGGAAGGAGGA AAAAGGTGGAGAGATCAGTGAGCAGCTCCAAGCTCTGGGGGCCTCCCTGGACTGGGACCGAGAGTGCTTCACTATGGATGCT GGCTTCTCGGTGGCCGTGACTGAAGCTTTTGTGCGACTCTACGAGGCAGGCTTGTTGTACCGGGGCCAGCAGCTTGTCAACTGGTCCTGCGCTTTAAGATCAGCCATCTCGGATATTGAg GTGGAGAGCCGGCCACTTCCTGGCCGCACGGAGCTTCGACTGCCTGGCTGCTCCAGCCCTGTGTCTTTTGGCCTTCTCGTTTCTGTGGCCTTCCCTGTGGATGGAGAGCCTGGTGAGG ATGCAGAGGTTGTAGTGGGAACCACAAGGCCAGAGACATTGCCTGGAGATGTGGCTGTGGCTGTTCATCCTGACGACTCCCGATACACG CATTTGCATGGGCGACAGCTTCGTCACCCCTTGACTGGGCAGCTTCTCCCCCTCATCACAGACTCTGCTGTTCAGCCACATGTGGGCACAG GGGCAGTGAAGGTGACTCCGGCACATAGCCCTGCTGATGCTGAGCTGGCGGCCCGGCACAGCTTGAGCCCCCTGAGTGTCATTGCAGAGGATGGGACCATGACCTCCCTCTGCGGGGACTGGCTGCAG GGTCTTCACCGATTTGTGGCCCGAGAGAAGATTATGTCTGCGTTGAGGGAGCGGGGCCTGTTCCGAGGCATCCAGAACCACCCCATGGTGCTTCCTATTTGCAG ccGTTCTGGGGATGTGGTTGAATACCTACTGAAGAGCCAGTGGTTTGTCCGCTGCCAGGAGATGGGGGACCGAGCTGCGCAG GCTGTGGAGTCAGGGGCTCTGGAGCTCAGTCCATCCTTCCACCAGAAGAACTGGCAGCACTGGTTTTCCCACATCGG GGACTGGTGTGTCTCCCGGCAGCTGTGGTGGGGCCATCAGATTCCTGCCTACCTGGTGGTGGAGGGGCACACAAAG GGTGATAAGGGAGACTGTTGGGTGGTTGGGCGGACAGAGGCCGAGGCCAGAAAAATAGCTGCAGAACTGACAGGGAAACCAGGGGCAGAGCTGACCCTGCAGAGGG ATCCTGATGTCCTGGACACATGGTTCTCTTCagctcttttcccctttgctgcCCTGGGTTGGCCCCAAGAG acCCCAGACCTCGCTCGTTTCTACCCCCTGTCACTTTTGGAAACGGGCAGTGACCTTCTGTTGTTCTGGGTGGGCCGCATGGTCATGTTGGGGACCCAGCTCACAGGGCAGCTCCCCTTCAGCAAG GTGCTCCTTCATTCCATGGTTCGGGACAGGCAGGGCCGGAAGATGAGCAAGTCCCTGGGGAATGTGTTGGACCCACGAGACATCATCCATGGGGTGGACCTGCAG GTGCTGCAGGCAAAGCTGAGGGATGGGAACTTGGACTCCACAGAGCTGGCGATCGCGACTGCAGCACAA AGAAAGGACTTCCCTCATGGGATCCCTGAGTGTGGGACAGATGCCCTGCGATTTGCCCTGTGCTCCCATGGGGCCTTAG ggGGCGACTTGAACCTGTCTGTCTCTGAGGTCCTGAGTTCCCGGCATTTCTGCAACAAAATCTGGAATGCCCTGCGCTTTATCCTCAATGCCTTAGGGGAGAAATTCGTACCCCAGCCTGCAGAGGAG GTGTCCCCCTTGTCCCCCATGGATGCCTGGATCCTGAGCCGTCTTGCTCATACTGCCCAGGAGTGTGAGCGAGGCTTCCTTGCTCGAGAGCTCTCACTTATCACCCATGCCCTACACCACTTCTGGCTCCACAACCTCTGTGATGTCTACTTG GAGGCTGTAAAGCCAGTGCTGTTGCACTCGCCCCATCTCCCAGACCCCCTTCAGGTCCTGTTCTCCTGTGCTGATGTCGGTCTCCGCCTCCTCGCCCCACTCATGCCCTTTCTGGCTGAAGAGCTCTGGCAGAGGCTGCCCCCCAGGCCTAGCGGCATTTCTGCCCCTAGCATCTGTGTTGCTCCCTACCCCACTGCCCACAGCCTG GAGCACTGGCGCCAGCCGGAGCTGGAGCAGCACTTCTCCCGGGTCCAGGAGGCTGTGCAGGCACTGAGGGCTCTCCGAGCCACATACCAGCTCACCAAGGCCCGGCCCCGAG tGCTGCTGCAGAGCTCAGAGCCTGGAGAGCAGGGCCTCTTTGAGGCTTTCCTGGAGCCCCTGGGCACCCTGGGCCGCTGTGGGGTCATGGGCCTCTTACCCCCAGGTGTTGCGGCGCCTTCCGGCTGGGCCCAGGCCCCACTCAGTGACACCACTCAGGTGTACATGGAGCTGCAG GGCCTGGTGGACCCCCAGACCCATCTGTCTCTGCTAGCTGCCCGAAGACACAAGTTGCAGAAGCAGCTTGATGGCCTCATGTCCTGGACCCcatcagagggagaggcggaGACTAAGAGGCAGCAGAGG CTTTCTTCCCTCCAGCTGGACTTGTCGAAGCTGGACAAGGCGGTCTCTCACCTCCGGCAGCTGATGGATGCATGTCCTGGCCCTGGGGAGCTCTGA
- the VARS2 gene encoding valine--tRNA ligase, mitochondrial isoform X2 produces the protein MPHLPLGYFRSPVWGLRPLEGLPRFRALSTHSKPHGSSISRRNHEAKQKRQREKQAALEAGIARKNKSPAESSKAWTPKEVVLYEIPTEPGEKKDVSRLLPPAYSPQYVEAAWYSWWVREGFFKPEYQTKLPQATGETFSMCIPPPNVTGSLHIGHALTVAIQDALVRWHRMCGDQVLWVPGSDHAGIATQAVVEKQLWKERGVRRHELSREEFLREVWKWKEEKGGEISEQLQALGASLDWDRECFTMDAGFSVAVTEAFVRLYEAGLLYRGQQLVNWSCALRSAISDIEVESRPLPGRTELRLPGCSSPVSFGLLVSVAFPVDGEPDAEVVVGTTRPETLPGDVAVAVHPDDSRYTHLHGRQLRHPLTGQLLPLITDSAVQPHVGTGAVKVTPAHSPADAELAARHSLSPLSVIAEDGTMTSLCGDWLQGLHRFVAREKIMSALRERGLFRGIQNHPMVLPICSRSGDVVEYLLKSQWFVRCQEMGDRAAQAVESGALELSPSFHQKNWQHWFSHIGDWCVSRQLWWGHQIPAYLVVEGHTKGDKGDCWVVGRTEAEARKIAAELTGKPGAELTLQRDPDVLDTWFSSALFPFAALGWPQETPDLARFYPLSLLETGSDLLLFWVGRMVMLGTQLTGQLPFSKVLLHSMVRDRQGRKMSKSLGNVLDPRDIIHGVDLQVLQAKLRDGNLDSTELAIATAAQRKDFPHGIPECGTDALRFALCSHGALGGDLNLSVSEVLSSRHFCNKIWNALRFILNALGEKFVPQPAEEVSPLSPMDAWILSRLAHTAQECERGFLARELSLITHALHHFWLHNLCDVYLEAVKPVLLHSPHLPDPLQVLFSCADVGLRLLAPLMPFLAEELWQRLPPRPSGISAPSICVAPYPTAHSLEHWRQPELEQHFSRVQEAVQALRALRATYQLTKARPRVLLQSSEPGEQGLFEAFLEPLGTLGRCGVMGLLPPGVAAPSGWAQAPLSDTTQVYMELQGLVDPQTHLSLLAARRHKLQKQLDGLMSWTPSEGEAETKRQQRLSSLQLDLSKLDKAVSHLRQLMDACPGPGEL, from the exons ATGCCTCATTTGCCTTTGGGCTATTTTCGATCACCAGTCTGGGGGCTGAGGCCCTTAGAGGGCCTCCCCAGGTTCCGTGCCCTCTCTACCCACTCAAAGCCCCATGGATCCTCCATCTCCCGAAGGAACCATGAAGCCAAACAGAAGCgccagcgagagaagcaggcggCGCTGGAGGCTGGGATAGCCCGAAAGAACAAG TCACCTGCAGAATCCAGTAAGGCCTGGACTCCTAAGGAGGTAGTGCTGTATGAAATCCCCACGGAACCGGGTGAAAAGAAAG ATGTCTCCCGTCTTCTGCCTCCTGCATACAGCCCTCAATATGTTGAGGCTGCCTGGTACTCTTGGTGGGTGCGAGAGGGCTTCTTCAAACCAGAGTATCAG ACCAAGCTGCCTCAGGCTACAGGGGAGACCTTCTCCATGTGTATCCCACCTCCCAATGTCACCGGCTCCCTACATATTGGGCATGCACTGACGGTGGCCATACAGGATGCCCTGGTGCGCTG GCACCGGATGTGTGGGGATCAGGTGCTGTGGGTTCCTGGCTCAGATCATGCAGGAATTGCTACACAA GCTGTGGTGGAGAAGCAGctgtggaaggagagaggagtaAGGAGACACGAGCTGAGCCGGGAAGAATTCCTTAGGGAGGTGTGGAAGTGGAAGGAGGA AAAAGGTGGAGAGATCAGTGAGCAGCTCCAAGCTCTGGGGGCCTCCCTGGACTGGGACCGAGAGTGCTTCACTATGGATGCT GGCTTCTCGGTGGCCGTGACTGAAGCTTTTGTGCGACTCTACGAGGCAGGCTTGTTGTACCGGGGCCAGCAGCTTGTCAACTGGTCCTGCGCTTTAAGATCAGCCATCTCGGATATTGAg GTGGAGAGCCGGCCACTTCCTGGCCGCACGGAGCTTCGACTGCCTGGCTGCTCCAGCCCTGTGTCTTTTGGCCTTCTCGTTTCTGTGGCCTTCCCTGTGGATGGAGAGCCTG ATGCAGAGGTTGTAGTGGGAACCACAAGGCCAGAGACATTGCCTGGAGATGTGGCTGTGGCTGTTCATCCTGACGACTCCCGATACACG CATTTGCATGGGCGACAGCTTCGTCACCCCTTGACTGGGCAGCTTCTCCCCCTCATCACAGACTCTGCTGTTCAGCCACATGTGGGCACAG GGGCAGTGAAGGTGACTCCGGCACATAGCCCTGCTGATGCTGAGCTGGCGGCCCGGCACAGCTTGAGCCCCCTGAGTGTCATTGCAGAGGATGGGACCATGACCTCCCTCTGCGGGGACTGGCTGCAG GGTCTTCACCGATTTGTGGCCCGAGAGAAGATTATGTCTGCGTTGAGGGAGCGGGGCCTGTTCCGAGGCATCCAGAACCACCCCATGGTGCTTCCTATTTGCAG ccGTTCTGGGGATGTGGTTGAATACCTACTGAAGAGCCAGTGGTTTGTCCGCTGCCAGGAGATGGGGGACCGAGCTGCGCAG GCTGTGGAGTCAGGGGCTCTGGAGCTCAGTCCATCCTTCCACCAGAAGAACTGGCAGCACTGGTTTTCCCACATCGG GGACTGGTGTGTCTCCCGGCAGCTGTGGTGGGGCCATCAGATTCCTGCCTACCTGGTGGTGGAGGGGCACACAAAG GGTGATAAGGGAGACTGTTGGGTGGTTGGGCGGACAGAGGCCGAGGCCAGAAAAATAGCTGCAGAACTGACAGGGAAACCAGGGGCAGAGCTGACCCTGCAGAGGG ATCCTGATGTCCTGGACACATGGTTCTCTTCagctcttttcccctttgctgcCCTGGGTTGGCCCCAAGAG acCCCAGACCTCGCTCGTTTCTACCCCCTGTCACTTTTGGAAACGGGCAGTGACCTTCTGTTGTTCTGGGTGGGCCGCATGGTCATGTTGGGGACCCAGCTCACAGGGCAGCTCCCCTTCAGCAAG GTGCTCCTTCATTCCATGGTTCGGGACAGGCAGGGCCGGAAGATGAGCAAGTCCCTGGGGAATGTGTTGGACCCACGAGACATCATCCATGGGGTGGACCTGCAG GTGCTGCAGGCAAAGCTGAGGGATGGGAACTTGGACTCCACAGAGCTGGCGATCGCGACTGCAGCACAA AGAAAGGACTTCCCTCATGGGATCCCTGAGTGTGGGACAGATGCCCTGCGATTTGCCCTGTGCTCCCATGGGGCCTTAG ggGGCGACTTGAACCTGTCTGTCTCTGAGGTCCTGAGTTCCCGGCATTTCTGCAACAAAATCTGGAATGCCCTGCGCTTTATCCTCAATGCCTTAGGGGAGAAATTCGTACCCCAGCCTGCAGAGGAG GTGTCCCCCTTGTCCCCCATGGATGCCTGGATCCTGAGCCGTCTTGCTCATACTGCCCAGGAGTGTGAGCGAGGCTTCCTTGCTCGAGAGCTCTCACTTATCACCCATGCCCTACACCACTTCTGGCTCCACAACCTCTGTGATGTCTACTTG GAGGCTGTAAAGCCAGTGCTGTTGCACTCGCCCCATCTCCCAGACCCCCTTCAGGTCCTGTTCTCCTGTGCTGATGTCGGTCTCCGCCTCCTCGCCCCACTCATGCCCTTTCTGGCTGAAGAGCTCTGGCAGAGGCTGCCCCCCAGGCCTAGCGGCATTTCTGCCCCTAGCATCTGTGTTGCTCCCTACCCCACTGCCCACAGCCTG GAGCACTGGCGCCAGCCGGAGCTGGAGCAGCACTTCTCCCGGGTCCAGGAGGCTGTGCAGGCACTGAGGGCTCTCCGAGCCACATACCAGCTCACCAAGGCCCGGCCCCGAG tGCTGCTGCAGAGCTCAGAGCCTGGAGAGCAGGGCCTCTTTGAGGCTTTCCTGGAGCCCCTGGGCACCCTGGGCCGCTGTGGGGTCATGGGCCTCTTACCCCCAGGTGTTGCGGCGCCTTCCGGCTGGGCCCAGGCCCCACTCAGTGACACCACTCAGGTGTACATGGAGCTGCAG GGCCTGGTGGACCCCCAGACCCATCTGTCTCTGCTAGCTGCCCGAAGACACAAGTTGCAGAAGCAGCTTGATGGCCTCATGTCCTGGACCCcatcagagggagaggcggaGACTAAGAGGCAGCAGAGG CTTTCTTCCCTCCAGCTGGACTTGTCGAAGCTGGACAAGGCGGTCTCTCACCTCCGGCAGCTGATGGATGCATGTCCTGGCCCTGGGGAGCTCTGA
- the VARS2 gene encoding valine--tRNA ligase, mitochondrial isoform X3, with translation MKSPRNRVKRKTKLPQATGETFSMCIPPPNVTGSLHIGHALTVAIQDALVRWHRMCGDQVLWVPGSDHAGIATQAVVEKQLWKERGVRRHELSREEFLREVWKWKEEKGGEISEQLQALGASLDWDRECFTMDAGFSVAVTEAFVRLYEAGLLYRGQQLVNWSCALRSAISDIEVESRPLPGRTELRLPGCSSPVSFGLLVSVAFPVDGEPGEDAEVVVGTTRPETLPGDVAVAVHPDDSRYTHLHGRQLRHPLTGQLLPLITDSAVQPHVGTGAVKVTPAHSPADAELAARHSLSPLSVIAEDGTMTSLCGDWLQGLHRFVAREKIMSALRERGLFRGIQNHPMVLPICSRSGDVVEYLLKSQWFVRCQEMGDRAAQAVESGALELSPSFHQKNWQHWFSHIGDWCVSRQLWWGHQIPAYLVVEGHTKGDKGDCWVVGRTEAEARKIAAELTGKPGAELTLQRDPDVLDTWFSSALFPFAALGWPQETPDLARFYPLSLLETGSDLLLFWVGRMVMLGTQLTGQLPFSKVLLHSMVRDRQGRKMSKSLGNVLDPRDIIHGVDLQVLQAKLRDGNLDSTELAIATAAQRKDFPHGIPECGTDALRFALCSHGALGGDLNLSVSEVLSSRHFCNKIWNALRFILNALGEKFVPQPAEEVSPLSPMDAWILSRLAHTAQECERGFLARELSLITHALHHFWLHNLCDVYLEAVKPVLLHSPHLPDPLQVLFSCADVGLRLLAPLMPFLAEELWQRLPPRPSGISAPSICVAPYPTAHSLEHWRQPELEQHFSRVQEAVQALRALRATYQLTKARPRVLLQSSEPGEQGLFEAFLEPLGTLGRCGVMGLLPPGVAAPSGWAQAPLSDTTQVYMELQGLVDPQTHLSLLAARRHKLQKQLDGLMSWTPSEGEAETKRQQRLSSLQLDLSKLDKAVSHLRQLMDACPGPGEL, from the exons ATGAAATCCCCACGGAACCGGGTGAAAAGAAAG ACCAAGCTGCCTCAGGCTACAGGGGAGACCTTCTCCATGTGTATCCCACCTCCCAATGTCACCGGCTCCCTACATATTGGGCATGCACTGACGGTGGCCATACAGGATGCCCTGGTGCGCTG GCACCGGATGTGTGGGGATCAGGTGCTGTGGGTTCCTGGCTCAGATCATGCAGGAATTGCTACACAA GCTGTGGTGGAGAAGCAGctgtggaaggagagaggagtaAGGAGACACGAGCTGAGCCGGGAAGAATTCCTTAGGGAGGTGTGGAAGTGGAAGGAGGA AAAAGGTGGAGAGATCAGTGAGCAGCTCCAAGCTCTGGGGGCCTCCCTGGACTGGGACCGAGAGTGCTTCACTATGGATGCT GGCTTCTCGGTGGCCGTGACTGAAGCTTTTGTGCGACTCTACGAGGCAGGCTTGTTGTACCGGGGCCAGCAGCTTGTCAACTGGTCCTGCGCTTTAAGATCAGCCATCTCGGATATTGAg GTGGAGAGCCGGCCACTTCCTGGCCGCACGGAGCTTCGACTGCCTGGCTGCTCCAGCCCTGTGTCTTTTGGCCTTCTCGTTTCTGTGGCCTTCCCTGTGGATGGAGAGCCTGGTGAGG ATGCAGAGGTTGTAGTGGGAACCACAAGGCCAGAGACATTGCCTGGAGATGTGGCTGTGGCTGTTCATCCTGACGACTCCCGATACACG CATTTGCATGGGCGACAGCTTCGTCACCCCTTGACTGGGCAGCTTCTCCCCCTCATCACAGACTCTGCTGTTCAGCCACATGTGGGCACAG GGGCAGTGAAGGTGACTCCGGCACATAGCCCTGCTGATGCTGAGCTGGCGGCCCGGCACAGCTTGAGCCCCCTGAGTGTCATTGCAGAGGATGGGACCATGACCTCCCTCTGCGGGGACTGGCTGCAG GGTCTTCACCGATTTGTGGCCCGAGAGAAGATTATGTCTGCGTTGAGGGAGCGGGGCCTGTTCCGAGGCATCCAGAACCACCCCATGGTGCTTCCTATTTGCAG ccGTTCTGGGGATGTGGTTGAATACCTACTGAAGAGCCAGTGGTTTGTCCGCTGCCAGGAGATGGGGGACCGAGCTGCGCAG GCTGTGGAGTCAGGGGCTCTGGAGCTCAGTCCATCCTTCCACCAGAAGAACTGGCAGCACTGGTTTTCCCACATCGG GGACTGGTGTGTCTCCCGGCAGCTGTGGTGGGGCCATCAGATTCCTGCCTACCTGGTGGTGGAGGGGCACACAAAG GGTGATAAGGGAGACTGTTGGGTGGTTGGGCGGACAGAGGCCGAGGCCAGAAAAATAGCTGCAGAACTGACAGGGAAACCAGGGGCAGAGCTGACCCTGCAGAGGG ATCCTGATGTCCTGGACACATGGTTCTCTTCagctcttttcccctttgctgcCCTGGGTTGGCCCCAAGAG acCCCAGACCTCGCTCGTTTCTACCCCCTGTCACTTTTGGAAACGGGCAGTGACCTTCTGTTGTTCTGGGTGGGCCGCATGGTCATGTTGGGGACCCAGCTCACAGGGCAGCTCCCCTTCAGCAAG GTGCTCCTTCATTCCATGGTTCGGGACAGGCAGGGCCGGAAGATGAGCAAGTCCCTGGGGAATGTGTTGGACCCACGAGACATCATCCATGGGGTGGACCTGCAG GTGCTGCAGGCAAAGCTGAGGGATGGGAACTTGGACTCCACAGAGCTGGCGATCGCGACTGCAGCACAA AGAAAGGACTTCCCTCATGGGATCCCTGAGTGTGGGACAGATGCCCTGCGATTTGCCCTGTGCTCCCATGGGGCCTTAG ggGGCGACTTGAACCTGTCTGTCTCTGAGGTCCTGAGTTCCCGGCATTTCTGCAACAAAATCTGGAATGCCCTGCGCTTTATCCTCAATGCCTTAGGGGAGAAATTCGTACCCCAGCCTGCAGAGGAG GTGTCCCCCTTGTCCCCCATGGATGCCTGGATCCTGAGCCGTCTTGCTCATACTGCCCAGGAGTGTGAGCGAGGCTTCCTTGCTCGAGAGCTCTCACTTATCACCCATGCCCTACACCACTTCTGGCTCCACAACCTCTGTGATGTCTACTTG GAGGCTGTAAAGCCAGTGCTGTTGCACTCGCCCCATCTCCCAGACCCCCTTCAGGTCCTGTTCTCCTGTGCTGATGTCGGTCTCCGCCTCCTCGCCCCACTCATGCCCTTTCTGGCTGAAGAGCTCTGGCAGAGGCTGCCCCCCAGGCCTAGCGGCATTTCTGCCCCTAGCATCTGTGTTGCTCCCTACCCCACTGCCCACAGCCTG GAGCACTGGCGCCAGCCGGAGCTGGAGCAGCACTTCTCCCGGGTCCAGGAGGCTGTGCAGGCACTGAGGGCTCTCCGAGCCACATACCAGCTCACCAAGGCCCGGCCCCGAG tGCTGCTGCAGAGCTCAGAGCCTGGAGAGCAGGGCCTCTTTGAGGCTTTCCTGGAGCCCCTGGGCACCCTGGGCCGCTGTGGGGTCATGGGCCTCTTACCCCCAGGTGTTGCGGCGCCTTCCGGCTGGGCCCAGGCCCCACTCAGTGACACCACTCAGGTGTACATGGAGCTGCAG GGCCTGGTGGACCCCCAGACCCATCTGTCTCTGCTAGCTGCCCGAAGACACAAGTTGCAGAAGCAGCTTGATGGCCTCATGTCCTGGACCCcatcagagggagaggcggaGACTAAGAGGCAGCAGAGG CTTTCTTCCCTCCAGCTGGACTTGTCGAAGCTGGACAAGGCGGTCTCTCACCTCCGGCAGCTGATGGATGCATGTCCTGGCCCTGGGGAGCTCTGA